One genomic segment of Coriobacteriia bacterium includes these proteins:
- a CDS encoding DUF5518 domain-containing protein, whose protein sequence is MDDQFLIKGLCGEFYMKDGSVGFLVCNDCKGVYELQSGESVDDFGLCQCGGELEYSMSSKLKPIRNKLKYALILGVGVGFASSLFLRMTVLGVLVGGFVAAYMLGGTFKDALKSGFITGAIIMFLINLMILILGLIKNQDRYGVLGMNVHGPGMTIIFIIVTMFIGGVIAALTGLIGVKIKSIMSK, encoded by the coding sequence TTGGATGATCAATTTTTAATTAAGGGGTTGTGTGGTGAATTCTATATGAAAGATGGTTCTGTTGGTTTTTTGGTTTGTAATGATTGTAAGGGTGTTTATGAGCTTCAATCTGGTGAGTCTGTTGATGATTTTGGGCTATGTCAGTGTGGTGGTGAGTTAGAGTATTCAATGTCGAGTAAATTGAAACCTATTAGAAATAAATTGAAGTATGCTTTGATTTTAGGGGTTGGTGTAGGTTTTGCTTCGTCTTTATTTTTGAGGATGACGGTTTTGGGAGTATTGGTTGGTGGTTTTGTAGCTGCTTATATGTTGGGTGGTACTTTTAAGGATGCTTTAAAAAGTGGTTTTATTACTGGTGCTATTATAATGTTTTTAATTAATTTAATGATTCTGATTTTAGGACTTATTAAAAATCAAGATCGTTATGGGGTTTTAGGAATGAATGTTCATGGCCCAGGAATGACTATCATTTTTATAATAGTCACAATGTTTATTGGAGGAGTAATAGCAGCACTCACAGGTTTAATCGGAGTGAAAATAAAATCTATAATGAGCAAATAA
- the sepS gene encoding O-phosphoserine--tRNA ligase yields the protein MDKKKIIKLAKKDFEKAWMESGKLLKNPHHDQQHPRLRFNTGKSHVLYDTIWQIRQAYLQLGFQETINPLFVEEEHVYKQFGPEAPAVLDRCFYLAGLPRPDIGLGMDKIEKIEKLGVEVNEDRLKDLQDVFRGYKKGDVEGDDLVHEVSISLEVEDHIGLRVLEKVFPEIHELQPISSRTTLRSHMTSGWFISLQNAHNHSKLPLKLFSIDRCFRREQREDSSHLMTYHSASCVVVDEEVSLDVGKAISESLLEYFGFSKFKFIPDEKKSKYYIPETQTEVYGYHPKLKEWIEIATFGLYSPIALSKYGIDEEVMNLGVGAERMAMVLNQANDIREMVYPQIYGKWELTDRDLATMLRINYYPVTEEGKVLMENMISVWSENASAESPCEFTIFSGEFLGKNITLKAVEEESKTRLLGPAAKNQVYIYQGNIVGVPVEGKLDDPLIKEAVNKGIPINTSYLEALAAQAAYKVEEMVVSGMDEIKIRSTIARSLSDINLQLDNVALNYITGNNKEIDIRGPIFSTLVCRRD from the coding sequence TTGGACAAAAAAAAGATTATAAAGCTGGCTAAGAAAGATTTTGAAAAGGCATGGATGGAAAGTGGAAAGCTATTAAAAAACCCACACCATGACCAGCAGCACCCCCGGTTACGCTTCAATACCGGAAAATCACATGTTTTATACGACACCATATGGCAAATAAGACAGGCTTACCTACAACTAGGTTTTCAGGAAACTATAAACCCTCTTTTTGTGGAAGAAGAACATGTTTACAAGCAGTTCGGGCCAGAAGCCCCCGCAGTTCTTGACCGTTGTTTCTACTTGGCCGGCCTTCCAAGACCAGACATTGGTTTGGGAATGGATAAAATAGAAAAAATTGAAAAACTGGGTGTGGAAGTTAATGAAGATCGTTTAAAAGACCTTCAAGATGTTTTTAGAGGTTATAAAAAAGGAGATGTGGAAGGAGACGACTTAGTACATGAAGTTTCTATCTCTCTGGAAGTAGAAGACCATATTGGCCTGCGGGTTCTGGAGAAGGTATTCCCCGAGATACATGAGTTACAGCCCATATCCAGTCGAACTACTCTGAGATCCCATATGACATCAGGATGGTTTATATCATTACAAAATGCTCATAATCACTCTAAATTACCCCTTAAACTATTTTCAATCGATAGATGCTTTAGAAGAGAACAGCGCGAAGATTCAAGTCACCTGATGACTTATCATTCTGCTTCCTGCGTGGTAGTGGACGAAGAAGTTTCCCTGGATGTAGGTAAGGCCATTTCTGAAAGTTTACTGGAATATTTTGGTTTTTCCAAGTTTAAATTCATTCCAGATGAGAAAAAATCCAAATATTACATCCCTGAAACCCAAACCGAGGTTTATGGATACCACCCCAAGCTAAAAGAATGGATAGAAATCGCCACCTTTGGATTGTATTCCCCTATTGCCCTTTCCAAATACGGTATCGATGAAGAAGTCATGAACCTGGGAGTAGGTGCCGAAAGAATGGCCATGGTCCTGAATCAGGCCAATGATATTAGAGAAATGGTTTATCCCCAAATATATGGTAAATGGGAACTCACTGATCGTGATTTGGCCACCATGCTGCGTATAAATTATTATCCGGTCACTGAAGAAGGTAAGGTCCTCATGGAAAACATGATTTCTGTTTGGAGTGAAAATGCATCGGCAGAATCACCCTGCGAATTTACCATATTCTCTGGAGAATTTTTAGGTAAAAATATTACTTTAAAAGCCGTAGAAGAAGAATCAAAAACCCGACTTTTAGGGCCTGCCGCTAAAAATCAGGTTTACATTTATCAAGGCAATATTGTAGGAGTTCCTGTAGAAGGAAAATTAGATGATCCTCTGATAAAAGAGGCCGTAAATAAGGGAATTCCAATTAATACCAGTTACTTAGAGGCTTTAGCTGCTCAAGCCGCCTACAAAGTAGAAGAAATGGTGGTCAGTGGTATGGATGAAATTAAAATTAGAAGCACCATTGCCCGCTCACTTTCTGACATAAACCTGCAGCTGGATAATGTGGCCTTGAATTATATTACTGGGAATAATAAAGAAATTGATATTAGAGGCCCTATATTTTCTACATTGGTTTGTAGAAGGGATTAA
- the tfrA gene encoding fumarate reductase (CoM/CoB) subunit TfrA: MESEFYKCDVLIIGSGGAGCRAAIEVSNHNLKPIIVSKGLSFKSGCTGMAEGGYNAAFAFLDSDDNTDIHYEDTLKGGGFINDPKLAKILVEESPQRLVDLENYGAIFDRQKSGKLDQRPFGGQKFRRTCFQGDRTGHEIITALKEEIIRRKINSMDEIMITALIMDEERRTVQGAVGLSLKDSKMMCFQAKSTILATGGAGHIYPVTSNTVQKGGDGFALGWKAGADLIDMEQVQFHPTGMVYPESRKGVLVTEAVRGEGGILLDKDFNRFMGKYDPRMELATRDVVARAIYNEIREGRGTENGGIYLDVTHLDPEIIGEKLETMVLQFSDVGVDICKEPMEVAPTAHHFMGGVKIDENGHSSVGNLFAAGEVTGGVHGANRLGGNALADTQVFGERAGKAAAENALKSNGGLNQDFVRQEEKRIKCKIKDGDISPQKIKKDLQKTMWDNVAIIRNENGLRMALKTISQLDSELSRMNVSEGSSFNKGLQNALEVENMIETAKMVITAAVLRQESRGSHYREDFPNIMEGWKKSIVLNRNGKIGLISRV; encoded by the coding sequence ATGGAAAGCGAATTTTATAAATGTGATGTGCTGATTATTGGCTCTGGAGGCGCGGGATGTAGAGCCGCAATAGAAGTTTCTAATCACAATTTAAAACCGATTATTGTTTCTAAAGGATTATCATTTAAATCTGGATGTACTGGAATGGCAGAGGGTGGTTATAATGCTGCTTTTGCTTTTTTAGATAGTGATGACAATACAGATATTCATTATGAAGATACTCTCAAAGGTGGAGGATTTATTAATGATCCTAAACTGGCTAAAATATTAGTGGAAGAATCACCACAACGCTTGGTGGATTTGGAAAATTATGGGGCGATTTTTGATAGACAAAAATCGGGAAAGCTTGATCAAAGGCCTTTCGGAGGCCAGAAATTTAGAAGAACTTGTTTTCAGGGGGATAGGACTGGTCATGAAATAATCACCGCCCTTAAAGAAGAGATTATTCGCCGAAAAATAAATAGCATGGATGAAATTATGATAACTGCTCTTATTATGGATGAAGAACGAAGAACTGTCCAAGGAGCAGTGGGACTTTCACTCAAAGATTCTAAAATGATGTGCTTTCAAGCCAAATCTACTATATTGGCTACAGGAGGCGCGGGCCATATTTATCCAGTAACTTCTAACACTGTTCAAAAAGGAGGGGATGGTTTTGCTCTGGGTTGGAAGGCGGGGGCTGATCTTATTGACATGGAACAAGTACAATTCCATCCTACGGGAATGGTTTATCCTGAATCACGTAAGGGCGTTTTAGTTACTGAAGCAGTAAGGGGTGAAGGTGGAATACTACTTGATAAAGATTTTAATCGATTTATGGGCAAATATGATCCTCGTATGGAACTTGCCACTAGGGACGTGGTGGCCCGGGCTATTTACAATGAAATCAGGGAAGGAAGGGGCACTGAAAATGGAGGAATTTATCTGGATGTTACCCATCTGGATCCTGAGATTATTGGAGAAAAGCTGGAAACTATGGTGCTACAATTCTCTGATGTGGGTGTGGACATTTGTAAAGAACCGATGGAAGTGGCCCCAACGGCCCATCATTTTATGGGTGGAGTTAAAATAGATGAAAATGGCCATAGTAGTGTAGGAAATCTATTTGCAGCGGGTGAAGTTACTGGGGGAGTGCACGGTGCTAATCGTTTAGGTGGAAATGCTTTGGCGGATACTCAAGTATTTGGAGAACGTGCAGGCAAAGCTGCTGCAGAAAATGCCCTAAAATCAAATGGCGGTTTGAACCAGGATTTTGTAAGGCAAGAAGAAAAAAGAATCAAGTGTAAAATTAAGGATGGAGATATTTCTCCTCAAAAAATCAAAAAAGATCTCCAAAAAACTATGTGGGACAATGTAGCAATCATAAGAAACGAAAATGGCCTTCGAATGGCTTTAAAAACTATTAGTCAATTGGATTCTGAGTTAAGCAGGATGAATGTTTCTGAAGGATCTAGCTTCAACAAGGGCTTGCAAAATGCTTTAGAAGTAGAAAATATGATAGAAACGGCTAAAATGGTTATAACTGCTGCAGTTTTAAGACAAGAAAGTCGTGGTTCCCACTATCGGGAAGATTTCCCGAACATTATGGAGGGCTGGAAAAAGAGTATTGTCTTAAATAGGAATGGGAAAATTGGTTTGATTAGCCGGGTATGA